A stretch of Malus sylvestris chromosome 11, drMalSylv7.2, whole genome shotgun sequence DNA encodes these proteins:
- the LOC126589229 gene encoding probable inactive ATP-dependent zinc metalloprotease FTSHI 3, chloroplastic, with protein sequence TGFLSIPNKLEFHGEKSKSLGRCSGFCASSFAFRSMGFGKLRNFQHGLFWNNELRSLMNGNSGVWLKGLNSCCKSRHGFCCYNKMEPFMNANSANKQVHLGKKGDTKLRSLRRRFSLRLRPRLRWLAMRVKRVTIQSVLNGVGTFLRKNMRRVTLVSLVSVILGLCYLFLKLTAVPSPKMVPYSELITSLQNESVTKVLLEEGSRRIYYNTNSRVDGGTQLSEGELPSIEGENVADKVTSNDGSRSSQALNRNVLRKLSPTQASTLGWQYSTRKVDHDEKFLLSLMREKGITYSSAPQSVLMSMRTTLITIISLWIPLMPLMWLLYRQLSAANSPARKRRPDKQLVGFEDVEGVDAAKLELMEVHISSLEYIRYVACFISMHRHFFCIELRLCLTWPVPSPDKGGGGERQVVDSRHSMITSNPYENESRTKSR encoded by the coding sequence ACTGGGTTCTTATCTATCCCCAACAAATTAGAATTTCACGGCGAAAAGTCCAAGTCTTTGGGAAGGTGTAGTGGTTTTTGCGCTAGTTCATTTGCTTTTCGTTCCATGGGTTTTGGTAAATTGCGAAACTTTCAACATGGGTTGTTCTGGAACAATGAGCTTAGGTCATTGATGAATGGAAACAGTGGAGTTTGGTTAAAGGGATTGAATAGTTGTTGTAAATCTAGACATGGGTTCTGTTGTTACAATAAAATGGAGCCATTTATGAATGCAAATAGCGCGAATAAGCAGGTCCATTTGGGGAAGAAAGGAGACACTAAGTTGAGGTCTTTGAGGAGGAGATTTTCTTTGAGATTGCGCCCGAGGTTGCGGTGGTTAGCTATGAGAGTGAAAAGAGTTACAATTCAGTCAGTGTTGAATGGTGTTGGGACTTTCTTGCGAAAGAACATGAGAAGAGTGACACTTGTTTCTTTGGTTTCTGTGATATTGGGGCTCTGCTATTTGTTTCTGAAGTTAACCGCTGTGCCCTCTCCGAAAATGGTTCCATATTCAGAATTGATAACAAGCCTTCAAAATGAGTCTGTTACAAAAGTTCTACTTGAAGAGGGGTCTCGTCGGATATATTATAACACAAATTCTCGCGTTGATGGGGGTACTCAATTGTCTGAGGGAGAATTGCCAAGCATTGAAGGTGAGAATGTGGCCGATAAAGTCACAAGTAATGATGGTTCTCGATCTAGTCAAGCACTGAATAGGAATGTTTTGAGAAAATTATCACCGACTCAAGCTTCTACGCTTGGCTGGCAGTATTCGACCAGAAAAGTAGATCATGATGAGAAATTTTTACTTAGTTtgatgagagagaaaggaatTACATATAGCTCGGCTCCTCAATCAGTTTTGATGTCAATGAGGACTACTTTGATAACTATAATATCTCTGTGGATTCCTTTGATGCCATTGATGTGGCTTCTTTATCGTCAACTTTCTGCTGCTAATAGCCCAGCTAGAAAGCGGCGACCTGATAAGCAGTTGGTTGGATTTGAAGATGTTGAGGGAGTTGATGCTGCGAAATTGGAGCTTATGGAGGTACACATCTCTTCTCTAGAATACATTAGATATGTTGCATGCTTTATTTCTATGCATCGACACTTTTTTTGCAttgaactccgcctatgtcttacatggccggtcccaagcccggataaaggaggagggggagagcgtcaggtagtcgacagccggcactccatgatcacgtcgaatccttatgaaaatgaatccagaacaaaatcgcgctaa